In Euphorbia lathyris chromosome 10, ddEupLath1.1, whole genome shotgun sequence, the DNA window CTTAAACTTTTGGAACGGGGGATGGATGTGTCCCTCACTGGTTGCTCAGGTTGGGTTAACTGCTCGACAAAAACGTTCTTGTTCGGATTCGATTATCTGGATGGAGATAGTTGGAATAACCTGCATGTGCTTCCTTCAGACGTTGAGGGTAGGGTTCGACGCATTAAGCGTGGAAAGGACGCGGAGGATAAATGCGTGTGGAAGCCTGCTATGGGTGGGGTTCTTACTGTTAAATTGTTGTATGCTTGGCTTAGGGATCCGGTTGATCAGCAACAATGGTGTTATTTCCTTCGACATTCATGTGTTCCTCCTGCACATTCGTTGGTCGCATGGCGTGCCTATCTCGACTATTTGCCTACTCGCGACAAGCTGAGATTACGTGGATGTTTTATTGTCTCGCGCTGCAGCTTATGTTTGTCTGATGTGGAATCAATTGATCATCTTTTCGTCACTTGTCCGTTTGCTAGAATTATCTGGCAAGGTATTAGCTCATTGTTTGGACGCCAGATCAACACAAGCTCAACACTTAAAGCTCTCATAAGTGATGTCATAGTTCAGCGCTTTAGCTCTCAAATTTCTGAATTATGGGCAGCTGTAATTGGAAATTCTATTTGGACATTGTGGATTACTCGGAATAGATGCATTTTTTAGGATGAAAAATCGGAAACAGTAATGGTTTTAAGACGCAtttggagagccttgagagaatCTTCTCACACGGGTCGGGGTACTACATGGAATTCGTTAGTGGAAACACAAATTTTGAGAGAGCTCGGGATTCCTAAAAGGCTTGCTAAAGGGCCGCGAATCATCCCGGTTGTTTGGCAGCTTCCTCCGAGGGATTGGACGAAGATTAACACTGATGCCTCTGTATCGGGTTCCCCTGGACCGGCCGGGTGCGGTTGAATTTTTTGCTCAAGTACTGATTTGTGTCTGGGAGCATTTGCTTTTCCAATCACTAGTTCGTTTGCCTTCCTTGCTGAGTTGTTTGCGGCTGTTCATGCTATTGATTTGGCTTACAACAAAGGTTGGCGGAAGATTTGAATTGAAAGTGACTCTATTTATGTAGTGCAGATGCTGAAAACCAAATCCACATCGGTTCCTTGGGTAATTAGACAGAattggttaaattgtttgaCACATGTTGAAGTTATGAACTCTGTTATTTCTCATATTTTCCGCGAAGGCAATCAGGTTGCTGACTCGCTTGCAAACTTTGGACGGATGGCTTCTAGTTTTACGTGGTGGGATGATATTCCGGGCTTCTGTGAATCGGCTTTTCTTCATAATAGGGGAGGATGGTGCTCTTACCGTTTCTCTTGATCATGTTCTgtatttttttctcttctctttcattcttttgtattcgaattttttattttttcttttaataatattggttcgGGGGTCATGGGGTTGAGGTcgggggtgccagcatagctgggatgtccgtcTTCGACTCCTCCTCGATAACCagcctttaataaaaaaaataaaaaaagtactttttttttataaaaaaaaaagtacttaatatatagtttttcaaatttgaattctttttataaatttcccttAAAACATACTATTTTCGTTCAGTTTTTTTACatgaaatttataattatagtaaTATTTATTGTATATTTAATATTAGTAATTTAATCAAAGtatggatttttattttataaatatcaAATTCTTTAAATGGTTTAGTTGCTGCAGTTTTGATAATATAGAATaaatcaaaaataaatgatattattttttttagaaaaaaataataattttttagtttgatATCATTTGACATCTCCGATTTGAGGGTCAAAGCtatatttactttgtttttaacaaaataaaccTTACTTTGTGTATTTTtatcattggattaattttatactctaCTATCCAatagtgaaaacacacaaaataataataatactttatcaaaaaaaataaagtaaatataGAAAGCACCTgatttgagataattttaaattatttttaaaagataGAATTTCTCCCCTCAATTCTTCCCTATAGTTTTGTCCGAGAGCCCAATTTGTCTAATCCGGCCCTGCCTGAAATCCCtccatttccatttccatttccatttcctttttcttttattttcttaattcaGTGGAAGTGGACTTCTCTGTAGTGTAGTGAGTGAGGAGAAAGGACAGAGAATGACGAACCAAGGGAGGGTATTGAGACGAAGAAAGAGAGCTGATGAGGAAGACGCCAGCACCAGCGAGAATGTGACTGGAGAAGAAGGTTCAACCTATGAGGAGTTTAGGCAGCGCAGAATCAAAGAGAACAATGAAAGAATGCGCAAGTTGGGGATTTTTGACCTTTCTCTCAACCTCAAATCTCAGCGTTCTCGAACCACCAAAAGTTCTCGAAATGTCAAACTTCCTAAATCTTTGCCCCTCTCTACCTCCCTCAGGCGTTCAACCAGGTTATCTTTTTTTCCTTTGAAGTTTTGTTTTCTTAGTCCTCTTTTTCCATGACAAATCTAGTCATTTTGTGTATGGTCCTGTATTTTCTTGTTTGTAGGGTGAGGAATGTGAATCCAGTTAACCATTCAATTTCAAATTTCTACCCAACAATATATGATCCGGAGAAAAGAGAAACATGCCATCAATGCAGGTATTAAGCTTTCATCCTCATTTAATCTGATGTTAAAGGTTTTTAAATCttcctatttttattttcaaaatctaACTGCCTTATTTTTAATTCAAGACATACTAATGTAATGGCTTTTATTTTCAGTGTTCTTATTCTAAAGGAAAATTTTGGGACTGAATGAATCAATTGTGATAATTTTGACATGCTGTACCTTAAATGGGTTGAAATAGAGCTGATATGTACAAAGTTTGCATGTTGTGACTTCTCATGATGTCCACAAGAACTTACCTTTTATGTTGTCTACTGTATTTCAGGTCAAAAAGCCAAAATAGATATTGAAACTAAGGGAACGTTACCCTCCTAAATTGCTCTTTCTTGTTGGGTTTATACATGTGAATTTTGCTAAATCCTGAACTTATCTGAATATTTGACTAGTTTTGCTGaagttttatgtatattttaGATGGATGTAGCTAATAGCCTAATGTCAGGATTAGGGATTTCTGACAGAAGTAATTAGGGCAGAATACAGTTTAGGAAGGATAAgaataaagaagaagaagaagaaatagagatATAGGGAGAGAATTGCAATGTTTGGAGAAGAGAGCTAGAAGGAAAGAGAAAGTAAGATTTCTTAATATTCATTTGATAAAATGTTACATAACTAAAAGGGACTCTTAAATACTTGAAAGCGCTATGTGACGGAATCAGACCAACCTTAGTGATCCATCTTACTGGTTTATACTTGTGAGCCTCATCACCCCATATGAAATTTCAGTCTTACCATTCCATAAGGTTGGTAAGCTACAACAT includes these proteins:
- the LOC136209170 gene encoding uncharacterized protein, encoding MTNQGRVLRRRKRADEEDASTSENVTGEEGSTYEEFRQRRIKENNERMRKLGIFDLSLNLKSQRSRTTKSSRNVKLPKSLPLSTSLRRSTRVRNVNPVNHSISNFYPTIYDPEKRETCHQCRQKTLKLHTHCSSCKAAKGQFCGGCLSTRYGENVIEVKENPNWVCPVCRGICNCSFCQKAKGWAPTGYICRTVSKLGFKSVADYLIHTQQPKTQPEDRELPSSNKS